Proteins encoded by one window of Lathyrus oleraceus cultivar Zhongwan6 chromosome 1, CAAS_Psat_ZW6_1.0, whole genome shotgun sequence:
- the LOC127119964 gene encoding WAT1-related protein At3g28050, with amino-acid sequence MRRRWSFYMDFLPVVVIIGNECIDMGLLTLFKAATLEGMNNHVFIAYAYALGTLVLLPVTLFTRRSRVVPVPLSFSIICKSLLLGAIGCGSQSLGYISINYSSPTLASAISNMVPAFTFMLAVTFRMEKLTIKSRSSNAKVMGSIISIAGAFVLTFYEGKSILNSSSLHQSNEFLKSVDSGWAIAGIMLIVDYFLVSLWYILQVHILKEFPDELSLVLLYTISATVISTVVALLSVSNASAWKIGLNLSLISIVSSAIFGKLVGNTVSAWSINLKGAVYVTSFMPLQIVISVGLGVIFLGDSLYVGSIIGATIISIGLYGVLWGKATEEIEEDVGFLDSSSTENVPLLQSYRT; translated from the exons ATGAGAAGAAGATGGTCTTTTTATATGGATTTTCTGCCGGTTGTTGTGATTATAGGCAATGAATGTATTGACATGGGTTTACTCACTTTGTTCAAAGCAGCAACACTTGAAGGAATGAACAATCATGTCTTTATTGCTTATGCTTATGCTCTTGGTACTTTGGTTCTTCTCCCTGTCACTCTTTTCACCAGAAG ATCAAGAGTGGTTCCTGTTCCACTGAGTTTCTCCATAATATGCAAAAGTTTGCTTCTTGGGGCAATAGG ATGTGGATCTCAGAGTTTGGGGTATATTAGTATTAATTATAGTTCTCCAACACTTGCTTCAGCAATTAGTAATATGGTACCTGCTTTCACTTTCATGCTAGCTGTCACTTTCAG GATGGAAAAGTTAACTATAAAGAGTAGAAGTAGTAATGCCAAAGTAATGGGAAGCATAATATCAATAGCAGGTGCTTTTGTCTTGACTTTCTACGAAGGAAAATCCATCTTGAATTCCTCATCACTTCATCAATCAAATGAATTTCTCAAGTCAGTGGATTCAGGTTGGGCCATTGCTGGCATTATGCTAATAGTGGACTATTTTCTGGTTTCTCTATGGTATATTTTACAG GTACATATCTTGAAAGAGTTTCCAGATGAACTAAGTTTAGTCTTGTTATACACCATAAGTGCAACTGTCATATCAACAGTTGTAGCTTTGTTATCAGTTTCAAATGCAAGTGCTTGGAAAATAGGACTAAATCTCTCACTCATCTCCATTGTTTCCTCT GCAATTTTTGGAAAGTTAGTAGGCAATACAGTTTCTGCATGGTCAATTAACTTAAAGGGAGCTGTTTATGTAACCTCATTCATGCCACTCCAAATTGTTATTTCTGTTGGCTTGGGTGTGATATTCCTTGGTGATTCTCTTTATGTTGGAAG TATAATTGGAGCCACAATAATCTCAATTGGCCTTTATGGTGTATTGTGGGGCAAAGCAACAGAAGAGATAGAGGAAGATGTTGGTTTCCTAGATTCATCATCTACAGAAAATGTGCCTCTATTGCAAAGTTATAGGACTTAA
- the LOC127119925 gene encoding WAT1-related protein At3g28050 isoform X2 encodes MRRRWSFYMDILPVIVIISFECIVMGLLTLFKAATLEGMNNHVFVAYAYALGTFVLLPITLFTRRSRVILTPLSFSIICKSLLLGAIGCASQILEYISINYSSPTLASAIANLVPAFTFILAVTFRMEKLAIKSRSSNAKVMGSIASIAGAFVLTFYKGQSILNSSPLHQPIEFFKSVDSSWAIAGILLIVDNFLVSLWYILQVHILKEFPDELTLVLLTSTSSTIISTFVALLSVPNASAWKIGLNLSLISIVSTAIFGKLIGNIVSAWSIHLKGAVYVTSFKPLQIVISVGLGVIFLGDSLYVGSVIGATIISIGLYGVLWGKATEEIKEDVGCLDSPSTENAPLLQSYRTQTFEKKIDGNV; translated from the exons ATGAGAAGAAGATGGTCTTTTTACATGGATATTCTACCGGTTATTGTGATTATAAGCTTTGAATGTATTGTGATGGGTTTACTCACTTTGTTCAAAGCAGCAACACTTGAAGGAATGAACAATCATGTCTTTGTTGCATATGCTTATGCTCTTGGTACTTTTGTTCTTCTCCCTATCACTCTTTTCACTAGAAG ATCAAGAGTGATTCTTACTCCACTGAGTTTCTCCATTATATGCAAAAGTTTGCTTCTTGGGGCAATAGG ATGTGCATCTCAGATTCTGGAGTATATTAGTATTAATTACAGTTCTCCAACACTTGCTTCAGCAATTGCTAATCTCGTACCTGCTTTCACTTTCATTCTAGCTGTCACTTTCAG GATGGAAAAGTTAGCTATAAAGAGTAGAAGTAGCAATGCTAAGGTTATGGGAAGCATAGCATCAATAGCAGGTGCTTTTGTCTTGACTTTCTACAAAGGACAATCCATCTTGAATTCCTCACCACTTCATCAACCAATTGAATTTTTCAAGTCTGTGGATTCAAGTTGGGCCATTGCTGGCATTCTGCTAATTGTTGACAATTTTCTGGTTTCCCTATGGTACATTTTACAG GTACATATCTTGAAGGAGTTCCCTGATGAACTAACTTTAGTCTTGTTAACCTCCACTAGTTCAACCATCATATCAACATTTGTAGCTCTGTTATCAGTTCCAAATGCAAGTGCTTGGAAGATAGGACTAAATCTCTCACTCATCTCCATCGTTTCCACT GCAATTTTCGGAAAGTTAATAGGCAATATAGTTTCTGCATGGTCAATTCACTTAAAGGGAGCTGTTTATGTAACCTCATTCAAGCCACTGCAGATTGTTATTTCTGTTGGCTTGGGTGTGATATTCCTTGGTGATTCTCTTTATGTTGGAAG TGTAATTGGAGCCACAATAATCTCAATTGGTCTTTATGGTGTATTATGGGGCAAAGCAACAGAAGAAATAAAGGAAGACGTTGGTTGCCTAGACTCACCATCTACAGAAAATGCACCTCTTTTGCAAAGTTATAGAACTCAAACTTTTGAAAAGAAAATAGATGGAAATGTTTAA
- the LOC127119925 gene encoding WAT1-related protein At3g28050 isoform X1 gives MRRRWSFYMDILPVIVIISFECIVMGLLTLFKAATLEGMNNHVFVAYAYALGTFVLLPITLFTRRSRVILTPLSFSIICKSLLLGAIGCASQILEYISINYSSPTLASAIANLVPAFTFILAVTFRMEKLAIKSRSSNAKVMGSIASIAGAFVLTFYKGQSILNSSPLHQPIEFFKSVDSSWAIAGILLIVDNFLVSLWYILQQVHILKEFPDELTLVLLTSTSSTIISTFVALLSVPNASAWKIGLNLSLISIVSTAIFGKLIGNIVSAWSIHLKGAVYVTSFKPLQIVISVGLGVIFLGDSLYVGSVIGATIISIGLYGVLWGKATEEIKEDVGCLDSPSTENAPLLQSYRTQTFEKKIDGNV, from the exons ATGAGAAGAAGATGGTCTTTTTACATGGATATTCTACCGGTTATTGTGATTATAAGCTTTGAATGTATTGTGATGGGTTTACTCACTTTGTTCAAAGCAGCAACACTTGAAGGAATGAACAATCATGTCTTTGTTGCATATGCTTATGCTCTTGGTACTTTTGTTCTTCTCCCTATCACTCTTTTCACTAGAAG ATCAAGAGTGATTCTTACTCCACTGAGTTTCTCCATTATATGCAAAAGTTTGCTTCTTGGGGCAATAGG ATGTGCATCTCAGATTCTGGAGTATATTAGTATTAATTACAGTTCTCCAACACTTGCTTCAGCAATTGCTAATCTCGTACCTGCTTTCACTTTCATTCTAGCTGTCACTTTCAG GATGGAAAAGTTAGCTATAAAGAGTAGAAGTAGCAATGCTAAGGTTATGGGAAGCATAGCATCAATAGCAGGTGCTTTTGTCTTGACTTTCTACAAAGGACAATCCATCTTGAATTCCTCACCACTTCATCAACCAATTGAATTTTTCAAGTCTGTGGATTCAAGTTGGGCCATTGCTGGCATTCTGCTAATTGTTGACAATTTTCTGGTTTCCCTATGGTACATTTTACAG CAGGTACATATCTTGAAGGAGTTCCCTGATGAACTAACTTTAGTCTTGTTAACCTCCACTAGTTCAACCATCATATCAACATTTGTAGCTCTGTTATCAGTTCCAAATGCAAGTGCTTGGAAGATAGGACTAAATCTCTCACTCATCTCCATCGTTTCCACT GCAATTTTCGGAAAGTTAATAGGCAATATAGTTTCTGCATGGTCAATTCACTTAAAGGGAGCTGTTTATGTAACCTCATTCAAGCCACTGCAGATTGTTATTTCTGTTGGCTTGGGTGTGATATTCCTTGGTGATTCTCTTTATGTTGGAAG TGTAATTGGAGCCACAATAATCTCAATTGGTCTTTATGGTGTATTATGGGGCAAAGCAACAGAAGAAATAAAGGAAGACGTTGGTTGCCTAGACTCACCATCTACAGAAAATGCACCTCTTTTGCAAAGTTATAGAACTCAAACTTTTGAAAAGAAAATAGATGGAAATGTTTAA
- the LOC127119941 gene encoding WAT1-related protein At3g28050 isoform X1, with product MRRRWSFYMDFLPVVVIISFECVDMALLTLFKAATLQGMNNHVFIAYAYVVGTSVLLPVTLFTRRARVVPPLSFSIIWKSVLLGAIGCGSQILGYIGINYSSPTLSSAIANLVPAFTFMLAVTFRMEKLAFKSRSSNAKVVGSIISIAGAFVMTFYKGKSILNSSPLHQPIGFLNSMDSSWAIAGIILTVDYFLLSLWYILQVHILKEFPDELTLVLLYSTTATIISIVVALLSVPNASAWKIGLNLSLISIVSSGIFGKLIGNLIYAWSVHLKGAVYVTSFMPLQIAISGILGVIFLGDTLHIGSIIGAIIISIGFYGVLWGKATEEIEEDVGSLDSLSTENAPLLQSYTTQSFEKKIDGNV from the exons ATGAGAAGAAGGTGGTCTTTCTACATGGATTTTCTACCAGTGGTTGTGATTATAAGCTTTGAATGTGTTGACATGGCTTTACTCACTTTATTCAAAGCAGCAACACTTCAAGGAATGAACAATCATGTCTTTATTGCTTACGCTTATGTTGTTGGTACTTCTGTTCTCTTACCTGTCACTCTTTTCACCAGAAG AGCAAGAGTGGTTCCTCCACTCAGTTTCTCCATTATATGGAAAAGTGTGCTTCTTGGGGCAATAGG ATGTGGATCTCAGATTCTGGGGTATATTGGTATTAATTATAGTTCTCCAACACTTTCTTCAGCAATTGCTAATCTCGTACCTGCTTTTACTTTCATGCTAGCTGTTACTTTCAG GATGGAAAAGTTAGCTTTTAAGAGTAGAAGTAGTAATGCTAAAGTAGTGGGAAGCATAATATCAATAGCAGGTGCTTTTGTCATGACTTTTTACAAAGGAAAATCCATCTTGAATTCCTCACCACTTCATCAACCAATTGGCTTTCTCAACTCAATGGATTCAAGTTGGGCCATTGCTGGCATTATTCTAACAGTTGACTACTTTCTGCTTTCACTATGGTATATTTTACAG GTACATATCTTGAAAGAGTTCCCAGATGAACTAACCTTAGTCTTGTTATATTCCACAACTGCAACAATCATATCAATAGTTGTAGCTTTGTTATCAGTTCCAAATGCAAGTGCTTGGAAAATAGGACTAAATCTCTCACTCATCTCCATTGTTTCTTCT GGAATATTTGGAAAGTTAATAGGCAATCTAATTTATGCCTGGTCAGTTCACTTAAAGGGGGCTGTCTATGTTACATCATTCATGCCACTCCAAATCGCTATTTCTGGTATCTTGGGAGTTATATTCCTTGGTGATACGCTTCATATCGGAAG TATAATTGGAGCCATAATCATCTCAATTGGCTTTTATGGTGTATTATGGGGCAAAGCAACAGAAGAGATAGAGGAAGATGTTGGTAGTCTGGATTCATTATCTACAGAGAATGCACCTCTGTTGCAAAGTTATACAACTCAATCTTTTGAAAAGAAAATAGATGGAAATGTTTAA
- the LOC127119941 gene encoding WAT1-related protein At3g28050 isoform X3 — protein sequence MRRRWSFYMDFLPVVVIISFECVDMALLTLFKAATLQGMNNHVFIAYAYVVGTSVLLPVTLFTRRARVVPPLSFSIIWKSVLLGAIGCGSQILGYIGINYSSPTLSSAIANLVPAFTFMLAVTFRMEKLAFKSRSSNAKVVGSIISIAGAFVMTFYKGKSILNSSPLHQPIGFLNSMDSSWAIAGIILTVDYFLLSLWYILQGIFGKLIGNLIYAWSVHLKGAVYVTSFMPLQIAISGILGVIFLGDTLHIGSIIGAIIISIGFYGVLWGKATEEIEEDVGSLDSLSTENAPLLQSYTTQSFEKKIDGNV from the exons ATGAGAAGAAGGTGGTCTTTCTACATGGATTTTCTACCAGTGGTTGTGATTATAAGCTTTGAATGTGTTGACATGGCTTTACTCACTTTATTCAAAGCAGCAACACTTCAAGGAATGAACAATCATGTCTTTATTGCTTACGCTTATGTTGTTGGTACTTCTGTTCTCTTACCTGTCACTCTTTTCACCAGAAG AGCAAGAGTGGTTCCTCCACTCAGTTTCTCCATTATATGGAAAAGTGTGCTTCTTGGGGCAATAGG ATGTGGATCTCAGATTCTGGGGTATATTGGTATTAATTATAGTTCTCCAACACTTTCTTCAGCAATTGCTAATCTCGTACCTGCTTTTACTTTCATGCTAGCTGTTACTTTCAG GATGGAAAAGTTAGCTTTTAAGAGTAGAAGTAGTAATGCTAAAGTAGTGGGAAGCATAATATCAATAGCAGGTGCTTTTGTCATGACTTTTTACAAAGGAAAATCCATCTTGAATTCCTCACCACTTCATCAACCAATTGGCTTTCTCAACTCAATGGATTCAAGTTGGGCCATTGCTGGCATTATTCTAACAGTTGACTACTTTCTGCTTTCACTATGGTATATTTTACAG GGAATATTTGGAAAGTTAATAGGCAATCTAATTTATGCCTGGTCAGTTCACTTAAAGGGGGCTGTCTATGTTACATCATTCATGCCACTCCAAATCGCTATTTCTGGTATCTTGGGAGTTATATTCCTTGGTGATACGCTTCATATCGGAAG TATAATTGGAGCCATAATCATCTCAATTGGCTTTTATGGTGTATTATGGGGCAAAGCAACAGAAGAGATAGAGGAAGATGTTGGTAGTCTGGATTCATTATCTACAGAGAATGCACCTCTGTTGCAAAGTTATACAACTCAATCTTTTGAAAAGAAAATAGATGGAAATGTTTAA
- the LOC127119941 gene encoding WAT1-related protein At3g28050 isoform X2, producing the protein MRRRWSFYMDFLPVVVIISFECVDMALLTLFKAATLQGMNNHVFIAYAYVVGTSVLLPVTLFTRRARVVPPLSFSIIWKSVLLGAIGCGSQILGYIGINYSSPTLSSAIANLVPAFTFMLAVTFRMEKLAFKSRSSNAKVVGSIISIAGAFVMTFYKGKSILNSSPLHQPIGFLNSMDSSWAIAGIILTVDYFLLSLWYILQVHILKEFPDELTLVLLYSTTATIISIVVALLSVPNASAWKIGLNLSLISIVSSGIFGKLIGNLIYAWSVHLKGAVYVTSFMPLQIAISGILGVIFLGDTLHIGRYMVIRSVTTLFGWTKKSKE; encoded by the exons ATGAGAAGAAGGTGGTCTTTCTACATGGATTTTCTACCAGTGGTTGTGATTATAAGCTTTGAATGTGTTGACATGGCTTTACTCACTTTATTCAAAGCAGCAACACTTCAAGGAATGAACAATCATGTCTTTATTGCTTACGCTTATGTTGTTGGTACTTCTGTTCTCTTACCTGTCACTCTTTTCACCAGAAG AGCAAGAGTGGTTCCTCCACTCAGTTTCTCCATTATATGGAAAAGTGTGCTTCTTGGGGCAATAGG ATGTGGATCTCAGATTCTGGGGTATATTGGTATTAATTATAGTTCTCCAACACTTTCTTCAGCAATTGCTAATCTCGTACCTGCTTTTACTTTCATGCTAGCTGTTACTTTCAG GATGGAAAAGTTAGCTTTTAAGAGTAGAAGTAGTAATGCTAAAGTAGTGGGAAGCATAATATCAATAGCAGGTGCTTTTGTCATGACTTTTTACAAAGGAAAATCCATCTTGAATTCCTCACCACTTCATCAACCAATTGGCTTTCTCAACTCAATGGATTCAAGTTGGGCCATTGCTGGCATTATTCTAACAGTTGACTACTTTCTGCTTTCACTATGGTATATTTTACAG GTACATATCTTGAAAGAGTTCCCAGATGAACTAACCTTAGTCTTGTTATATTCCACAACTGCAACAATCATATCAATAGTTGTAGCTTTGTTATCAGTTCCAAATGCAAGTGCTTGGAAAATAGGACTAAATCTCTCACTCATCTCCATTGTTTCTTCT GGAATATTTGGAAAGTTAATAGGCAATCTAATTTATGCCTGGTCAGTTCACTTAAAGGGGGCTGTCTATGTTACATCATTCATGCCACTCCAAATCGCTATTTCTGGTATCTTGGGAGTTATATTCCTTGGTGATACGCTTCATATCGGAAG ATACATGGTTATAAGAAGTGTAACCACTTTGTTTGGTTGGACGAAGAAATCAAAAGAGTAA
- the LOC127119941 gene encoding WAT1-related protein At5g40240 isoform X4, which translates to MVLLCRCGSQILGYIGINYSSPTLSSAIANLVPAFTFMLAVTFRMEKLAFKSRSSNAKVVGSIISIAGAFVMTFYKGKSILNSSPLHQPIGFLNSMDSSWAIAGIILTVDYFLLSLWYILQVHILKEFPDELTLVLLYSTTATIISIVVALLSVPNASAWKIGLNLSLISIVSSGIFGKLIGNLIYAWSVHLKGAVYVTSFMPLQIAISGILGVIFLGDTLHIGSIIGAIIISIGFYGVLWGKATEEIEEDVGSLDSLSTENAPLLQSYTTQSFEKKIDGNV; encoded by the exons ATGGTCCTGTTATGCAGATGTGGATCTCAGATTCTGGGGTATATTGGTATTAATTATAGTTCTCCAACACTTTCTTCAGCAATTGCTAATCTCGTACCTGCTTTTACTTTCATGCTAGCTGTTACTTTCAG GATGGAAAAGTTAGCTTTTAAGAGTAGAAGTAGTAATGCTAAAGTAGTGGGAAGCATAATATCAATAGCAGGTGCTTTTGTCATGACTTTTTACAAAGGAAAATCCATCTTGAATTCCTCACCACTTCATCAACCAATTGGCTTTCTCAACTCAATGGATTCAAGTTGGGCCATTGCTGGCATTATTCTAACAGTTGACTACTTTCTGCTTTCACTATGGTATATTTTACAG GTACATATCTTGAAAGAGTTCCCAGATGAACTAACCTTAGTCTTGTTATATTCCACAACTGCAACAATCATATCAATAGTTGTAGCTTTGTTATCAGTTCCAAATGCAAGTGCTTGGAAAATAGGACTAAATCTCTCACTCATCTCCATTGTTTCTTCT GGAATATTTGGAAAGTTAATAGGCAATCTAATTTATGCCTGGTCAGTTCACTTAAAGGGGGCTGTCTATGTTACATCATTCATGCCACTCCAAATCGCTATTTCTGGTATCTTGGGAGTTATATTCCTTGGTGATACGCTTCATATCGGAAG TATAATTGGAGCCATAATCATCTCAATTGGCTTTTATGGTGTATTATGGGGCAAAGCAACAGAAGAGATAGAGGAAGATGTTGGTAGTCTGGATTCATTATCTACAGAGAATGCACCTCTGTTGCAAAGTTATACAACTCAATCTTTTGAAAAGAAAATAGATGGAAATGTTTAA